In Helianthus annuus cultivar XRQ/B chromosome 9, HanXRQr2.0-SUNRISE, whole genome shotgun sequence, the following are encoded in one genomic region:
- the LOC110875287 gene encoding toll/interleukin-1 receptor-like protein produces MASTSSVQKRFKYDVFLSFRGEDTRKTFVDHLYVALANKGIITYKDDETIDKGERIKEQLIRSIQDSRFYIIVFSKNYASSSWCLDELVEIMKCQKTAEHTAYPIFYEGKSFVANVREVSKGSLSGLEELQKKVLSGCTK; encoded by the coding sequence ATGGCTTCTACTTCATCAGTTCAAAAGAGGTTCAAGTACGATGTCTTCTTGAGTTTCCGGGGTGAAGACACCCGCAAAACCTTTGTTGATCATCTCTATGTTGCTCTCGCGAATAAAGGCATTATTACTTACAAAGATGATGAAACAATCGACAAAGGTGAAAGGATCAAGGAGCAGCTAATCAGATCCATACAAGACTCGAGATTTTACATCATTGTATTCTCAAAGAACTATGCATCTTCATCGTGGTGCTTAGACGAGCTCGTGGAAATTATGAAGTGCCAGAAGACAGCCGAGCATACTGCTTACCCCATCTTCTATGAAGGTAAAAGCTTTGTTGCAAATGTGAGAGAAGTTTCAAAAGGCTCTTTGTCTGGTTTGGAAGAACTGCAAAAAAAGGTCCTTTCAGGATGTACTAAATGA
- the LOC110875286 gene encoding disease resistance protein RPV1: protein MMKKMMRNRKVIVVLDDVDDIDQLEALAGDLTWFKPGSRIIITTRDEQVLVTQRVNVIHDVTLLSDKEAICLFSRYAFGREIPDQGYEELLRKVVRYAADLPLTIKVLGSHLCGRTEHEWVDTIERLKTIPLEKTLKRLELSYNGLENDQKEIFLDVVCLQKGETKDDSIRILESCGFSAHIGLRVLEQKSLITISDNDGLRFHDHIEEMGWNIVRGSHPLEPSKHNRLWIKKEIEDILVNELGTEVTRSIKLKYTSLHPTTIMRGLRKMRELRFLSVQKGDIEWVVDEVSQYLLDGLQSLYWPQYPFWSLPQMFQANKLVNLEMVGSKIFELWEGGERKVLNKIRFIDLRYSELETFDLSMTPNLEKLNVEGCFNFFQLYIPVECPKLKFLNLIGSKVGNLNLGMIPRLVKLNLDGCNKFVELHLPVECPNLKSIDLSGSKVSKLNLENTHHLEKLTCEGCNEFVELHFPVEFLNLKSIDLSGSKVGNLNLGMTPHLEELNLSGCNEFVEFHMPVEHPKLKFLNLKGSKVSNLNLGMTPHLEELNLCRCNEFVELHMPVEHPKLKFLNLKGSKVSNFNLGMTPHLEELNLEGCNDFVELHMPVECPKLKFLNLKGSKVTNLNLMAPNLEKLNLEKCNEFVELHSPVGWLTIKSLNLSGSKVSKLNLGMISHLEESNLRGCNDFVELHMPIECPKLKVLNLKGSKVSILNLGMTPHLEELNLSGCNEFVELHMPVECTKCRSLGG from the exons ATGATGAAAAAGATGATGCGTAATCGAAAGGTCATTGTTGTTCTAGATGATGTGGATGATATAGACCAGCTTGAGGCGTTAGCTGGTGACCTTACTTGGTTTAAGCCGGGAAGTAGAATTATCATCACAACAAGAGATGAGCAAGTGTTAGTAACACAACGAGTGAATGTTATTCATGATGTCACTCTGTTATCGGATAAGGAAGCAATTTGCCTCTTTAGTAGGTATGCATTTGGGAGGGAGATTCCAGATCAAGGGTATGAAGAGCTATTAAGAAAAGTTGTACGTTATGCTGCCGATCTTCCCTTAAcaatcaaagttttgggttcacATCTTTGTGGTAGAACTGAGCACGAATGGGTAGACACCATAGAAAGACTAAAAACCATTCCCTTGGAGAAAACTTTGAAAAGATTGGAACTAAGCTATAATGGCCTAGAGAATGATCAGAAAGAaatattcttagatgttgtatgcTTACAAAAAGGTGAAACGAAAGATGACTCAATAAGAATACTTGAAAGTTGTGGGTTTAGTGCTCATATTGGTTTAAGAGTTCTTGAGCAAAAATCTTTGATAACTATTTCTGATAATGACGGTTTGCGTTTCCATGACCATATAGAAGAAATGGGCTGGAATATTGTCCGTGGTTCGCACCCTCTTGAGCCTAGCAAGCATAACCGATTATGGATTAAAAAGGAAATAGAAGATATATTAGTTAATGAATTG GGTACCGAAGTAACAAGAAGTATTAAACTAAAATACACTAGTCTCCATCCAACAACTATTATGAGAGGTCTTAGGAAAATGAGGGAACTTAGATTTCTTTCCGTGCAAAAAGGAGATATAGAATGGGTTGTTGATGAAGTTAGCCAATACTTACTTGATGGTTTACAATCTCTATATTGGCCTCAATACCCTTTTTGGTCTTTACCTCAAATGTTTCAAGCAAATAAGCTCGTTAATCTTGAAATGGTTGGGAGCAAAATATTTGAACTTTGGGAAGGAGGAGAAAGAAAG GTTCTAAATAAGATAAGATTCATTGACCTCAGATATTCAGAGTTAGAAACCTTTGACCTTAGTATGACTCCAAATCTCGAAAAGTTAAATGTGGAAGGATGTTTTAACTTTTTCCAACTCTACATCCCTGTTGAATGTCCAAAGCTCAAATTCCTCAATCTCATTGGTTCTAAGGTGGGTAATCTTAACCTTGGGATGATTCCACGTCTCGTGAAGTTAAATCTTGATGGATGTAATAAATTTGTAGAACTCCACTTGCCTGTTGAATGTCCAAACCTCAAATCCATAGATCTTAGTGGTTCTAAG GTGAGTAAGCTTAACCTTGAGAACACTCACCATCTCGAAAAGTTGACTTGTGAAGGATGTAATGAATTTGTTGAACTCCACTTTCCCGTTGAATTTTTGAATCTCAAATCCATAGATCTCAGTGGTTCTAAGGTGGGTAACCTTAACCTTGGGATGACTCCACATCTAGAGGAGTTAAATCTTAGCGGGTGTAATGAATTTGTAGAATTCCACATGCCCGTTGAACATCCAAAGCTCAAATTTCTCAACCTCAAAGGTTCTAAGGTGAGTAACCTTAACCTTGGGATGACTCCACATCTTGAGGAGTTAAATCTTTGCCGATGTAATGAATTTGTAGAACTCCACATGCCCGTTGAACATCCAAAGCTCAAATTTCTCAACCTCAAAGGTTCTAAGGTGAGTAACTTTAACCTTGGGATGACTCCACATCTTGAGGAGTTAAATCTTGAAGGATGTAATGATTTTGTAGAACTCCACATGCCTGTTGAATGTCCAAAGCTCAAATTTCTCAACCTCAAAGGTTCTAAGGTGACTAACCTTAACCTTATGGCTCCAAATCTCGAGAAGTTGAATCTTGAAAAATGTAATGAATTTGTAGAACTCCACTCGCCTGTTGGATGGCTAACCATCAAATCCCTCAATCTTAGTGGTTCCAAGGTGAGTAAACTTAACCTTGGGATGATTTCACATCTCGAGGAGTCAAATCTTAGAGGATGTAATGATTTTGTAGAACTCCACATGCCCATTGAATGTCCAAAGCTCAAAGTTCTCAACCTCAAAGGTTCTAAGGTGAGTATTCTTAACCTTGGGATGACTCCACATCTTGAGGAGCTAAATCTTAGCGGATGTAATGAATTTGTAGAACTCCACATGCCCGTTGAATGTACAaagtgtaggtccctcggaggttga